The stretch of DNA ACCGGAGCTTGGGCGCAGGACTGCAACATCGAGTTGGACATGGCGGCAGGAACGCTTCATCTGCTCCTGCCCTCCGCCGTGGGGGTACGGGTCGAAGCCCAAACGGTCGTGGGTCAAGTCGATGCGCGAAATCTGACCGAAGAGGACGGCGCGTACGTTAACCTGGCCTACCACACTTCGCCGGTCACGCTCAACATCAGGCTAAGAAACATAGTTGGAGAGGTGGTGATCAAGGGATGAAGGAAAAGGCCTCCCCTTCACCGCCTCATCCCTTCCCCGATCCCTCACGCAATGGGATCAGGTCGAGAAGAGACGATGAATCGGCGAATCCCCGCTTCGATCAGCGGAATCAGGGTACCGAAGGTTTTCGGGGTCACCACGCCCTCTCCGGCGTTGATGGTCAGGCCAGAGAGGAAGAAAATATTTTTTCCTCCCCAACCCCGCTGGTTCATCAGGACGGCTCCGAAAATACTAAGTAAAAGGGTTAAGGGTTAGCTTTCCGGTTGGGGCTAACGGCTTCACAATAAGGACAAAAACACCGACATCCGCCGGGCGGTGCGTTCCAGCAGATACCCCGTGCTTGCCAGTGATTCGTCGAGCATCAGAGGACCAGGGGTAATGGGAAAAAGAAATACCCCCGCCCTGACGAATTTTTCTTCCGCGTCCGCGTCCAGCCGGCCACAGACCAAGATAAGGGGCTTGTGCAGGTCCCGGCACAATTCGAATACCCCTTGAATAGCCTTTCCGTAAAAGGTCTGGCGGTCGATCAGGCCTTCCCCGCTTACGACACAATCACAGGTCTGGACCGCTTCGGGGAGGTGAAGCAACCGGGTGATCATATCGATACCCGGTGTGAGCTTCGCTTCACACAATGCCGCAAGACCTGCTCCGATCCCCCCGGCCGCTCCGCCGCCGGGCAGATCATCGACCGCGCTCCCCGTCATGCGCCGGACCACTTCGGCAAACCGGCGTAATCCCCGGTCGAGGCGTACTACCGCCTCCGGCGAAGCCCCCTTTTGGGGGGCGTAGACATAGGCGGCGCCTTCCGGCCCGTAAAGAGGGTTGGCCACATCACTGAGCACCAGGATTTCCCGATCCCGCAACCGGGCGTCGAGGTTCCGCGTATCGATCCGAGTGAGACGCTCCAGCTCCTCGCCAATTCCAGACAACTCCCGCCCGTGGACATCGAAAAAACGGGCCCCCAGCGCCCGCAAGGCCCCCATTCCGGCGTCGTTGCTGGCGCTTCCCCCTATCGCCACCAGGATCCGCCGGCACTCCCGGTCCAGCGCGTGACCAATGAGTTCACCCACCCCATAAGTCGTTGTCTTCTCGGGGTCCCGCTGTTTTTGGGGAACCAGACCCAACCCGGCGGCCTGGGCCAATTCGATCACAGCAGTCTTCCCCTCCGCAAGTAGGAGCAACAACGCCTCCACCGGTTCCCCCAGAGGACCGGTCACCGTCAAGCGGACCAGTTCCCCACCGATCCCGCGAAAGAGGCACATAGCGGTACCCTCGCCCCCGTCGGCCAAAGGCTTTGCCACAATATCCCACTCCGGCCGAATGTCCCGCAGTCCCTTTTCCAGCGCCGCGGCGACCTCCCAGGCATAAAGGCAATCTTTAAACGAATCCGGACACAGCAAAACACGCATGACTTTTTTCCTTCCTGTAAAAGCGGTGAACAATTCGTCCCTTGTCTATCCTAACACAGACTGATATCCTTTTTTGAGGGCAAAGTCAACAGGTCGGCGGGTCCAACGGCATCGACCCTTCTACCCTTTCACTGTTCACCGATCACTGTTCCATTTTTATAAGGAGGCCATCATGAACCAAACGCTCACCGTTCAATCGCTCAGCCAGGAGGCGTTCCAGAAGTACGGAGAGTATGTCCACCTCGCCCAGGTGGGGCCGGAAAACTTTCAACTGCTCGGCAAATCGCCGGTCGAATTCTACCCGGATCTGGTGATCCAGAACATCGGTAAATCCATTTTGGGTGTTTCGCTATTGCGAGTGTATCCCCGGGCATACGAGATCGAATTCACCGAGCATCATCACGATACCGAGGAAGGCCTGCTCCCCCTGGACGGGGATGTGTTCATGCACGTAGGCGGAGCGCCCCAGGCGATACCAGATCTCGCCGTCGAGGTATTTGCCGTCCCCCGACTCACTCTGGTCCGCCTGAAAATCGGAGTCTGGCATCACGCCGTTTTCGCCCGGGGAAACGACCCGGTCAATGTCCTGATTCTCCTGGCAGAACGTACCTACCATAACGATTGTGAAGTGGTGGAGTGCCGAAAAGGGTTCAGCGCTTCCCCCTGAGCCAAGGGGACAGACGATGTAAAAAAAGGGGGAAGATTCGGGAGAAGGGGGCTCTCGTCGTCCCGGGCGAGGCCTTGCTATGTGGTCACGCTACTTTTAACGAGGGATGGATTGGTGAGGTTGACCGTAAAACGGCAGCGATCGCCCCGGAAATAAGTCACATTGTGTTCGATCGGAACCCCTTCTTCATCATAAGTGGTTCGTTCACTCAAGAGACAAGGGGAACCTTTCGGCACTCCGAGCAGTTCTCCCAGTTCCCGGTCGGCCACGACGGCCTCCATATCCTGTTTCGCCCAGGCGGGGGGGTGGTGCAGCTTCTGAAACACCGCGTAGAGAGACTCCTTTTCCATGTCGAAATCAGGCAGCTCCGGGCGTAC from Atribacteraceae bacterium encodes:
- a CDS encoding ureidoglycolate lyase, producing MNQTLTVQSLSQEAFQKYGEYVHLAQVGPENFQLLGKSPVEFYPDLVIQNIGKSILGVSLLRVYPRAYEIEFTEHHHDTEEGLLPLDGDVFMHVGGAPQAIPDLAVEVFAVPRLTLVRLKIGVWHHAVFARGNDPVNVLILLAERTYHNDCEVVECRKGFSASP
- a CDS encoding glycerate kinase; the encoded protein is MRVLLCPDSFKDCLYAWEVAAALEKGLRDIRPEWDIVAKPLADGGEGTAMCLFRGIGGELVRLTVTGPLGEPVEALLLLLAEGKTAVIELAQAAGLGLVPQKQRDPEKTTTYGVGELIGHALDRECRRILVAIGGSASNDAGMGALRALGARFFDVHGRELSGIGEELERLTRIDTRNLDARLRDREILVLSDVANPLYGPEGAAYVYAPQKGASPEAVVRLDRGLRRFAEVVRRMTGSAVDDLPGGGAAGGIGAGLAALCEAKLTPGIDMITRLLHLPEAVQTCDCVVSGEGLIDRQTFYGKAIQGVFELCRDLHKPLILVCGRLDADAEEKFVRAGVFLFPITPGPLMLDESLASTGYLLERTARRMSVFLSLL
- a CDS encoding UTRA domain-containing protein, yielding MTGRRTRSTPLIHFKYNTAKMECSISLGFLPVRPELPDFDMEKESLYAVFQKLHHPPAWAKQDMEAVVADRELGELLGVPKGSPCLLSERTTYDEEGVPIEHNVTYFRGDRCRFTVNLTNPSLVKSSVTT